Within Pirellulales bacterium, the genomic segment CCTGCCATGGCGCTCGCCGGCTGGCTTTGATTGTCCGCCTCGATGAGTTCGAGCGTATACTTCGCCCCGCCCACGGTGAAGCCGCCGGCGTCGTTGATCTCCTTGATCGCCATGCGTACCGCTGCGGCAGGCGGCAGCCCGACGGCCTGAAAATTGCCGCTCAGGGATTCGTTGAGGCCGATCTTGACGGTGCCGCCCGTTTCCTGCGCTATCGCGGGAGCTACGGCGAAAGATGCCGTGACGATTGTCGACAGCAGTGCGAATCGTCTGAATATGTCCATGGTTTCCTCCCTGTGGACGCGAGAATTGCCGGGTTTCAGTACTGTCGGTCGGGAACCCTCACGACCAGACCGCTCAACTCCGGCACGAGGCGCACCTGGCATGACAGTCGGCTGTCAGCTTCGCGCTCGGCGGCCGTGCCGGTGAGCATCTCGTCCTCGAAGGAATCCTTGGCACCAACCAGTTCCGGATACGCTGCGCCGACGTAGACGTGGCAGGTCGCGCAGGAGCAGGCACCGCCGCACTCGGCGACGATGCCTGGTACTCCGTGCTCGATCGCT encodes:
- a CDS encoding 2Fe-2S iron-sulfur cluster binding domain-containing protein, giving the protein MSKDTIEISFVQPDGTSTRVEAQIGSSLMEAAIEHGVPGIVAECGGACSCATCHVYVGAAYPELVGAKDSFEDEMLTGTAAEREADSRLSCQVRLVPELSGLVVRVPDRQY